A portion of the Verrucomicrobiota bacterium genome contains these proteins:
- a CDS encoding multiheme c-type cytochrome: protein MKINRPTLILNLKQPSLQTGLLAAALVLATVASASAQTLIMTNTFAGGLGGKQFSAPTVTTIATNGGRIIVKWTAGFNDSETPYKLYEYTTVGGKTVSNLVCRSYANSVVLPAKAPLQVFAVSAPAPQYVGEATCGTCHTNIHASEMTARHFGALNTLKAAGNGTNKNCLPCHTVGYGTPNGFVNEATTPQLAGVQCENCHGPGQAHASAPNDLTLRPAIVMSGELCGGCHTGSHHPTYDEWHTTPHASVLADVAAAPSGFLSTNVVTSQGRMNSCGACHSGAVRLSFLKNKPLPSGTNAAAIGVTCVVCHDPHGATANGFQLRNPTSSTNYFTYNTSIAFSNQYNPNISVCGQCHNSRGADPASTSRPPHHSPQYNILNGNFPTTFQIATNIGQLTMSPHYKLAQDQCATCHMQDSPTSGLAQHKFEVDSFDVCLKCHTGDATWMNVLMEFTQEATREKIQVVKSNLNYWAVTKASIQLRTNAGTNYLAWEFTSVGQLSTNRPAAISASKWVGASAAIQTNAVYGLPANIVQARFGLYLVEHDGSYGVHNNAYTWNLLKIAEEKVKAEIAKP from the coding sequence ATGAAAATCAACCGGCCAACCCTCATCCTCAACCTGAAACAGCCCAGTCTCCAGACGGGCCTCCTTGCGGCGGCCTTGGTTTTGGCGACGGTCGCGTCCGCCTCGGCGCAGACCCTTATCATGACCAACACCTTTGCCGGTGGCTTGGGTGGGAAACAATTTTCGGCGCCGACGGTGACCACCATTGCGACCAATGGTGGCCGGATCATCGTCAAGTGGACGGCGGGCTTCAATGACAGCGAGACGCCGTACAAGCTCTATGAATATACCACGGTGGGTGGCAAGACGGTGTCCAACTTGGTATGCCGTTCCTATGCGAATTCCGTGGTCTTGCCGGCCAAAGCGCCGTTGCAGGTGTTCGCCGTTTCGGCTCCTGCGCCGCAATATGTCGGGGAGGCCACCTGCGGCACCTGCCATACCAACATTCATGCCTCGGAAATGACAGCCCGCCATTTCGGCGCGCTCAATACGCTCAAGGCGGCGGGCAATGGCACCAATAAGAATTGTTTGCCCTGTCATACGGTTGGTTATGGAACGCCCAATGGTTTCGTCAATGAAGCCACCACGCCTCAGCTCGCCGGTGTGCAATGCGAAAACTGCCATGGCCCGGGACAGGCGCACGCTTCCGCCCCGAACGATTTGACCCTGCGCCCGGCGATTGTAATGAGTGGCGAGTTGTGCGGTGGTTGCCATACCGGTTCCCATCATCCCACCTATGATGAGTGGCACACTACGCCGCATGCCTCGGTTTTGGCTGATGTGGCGGCGGCCCCCAGTGGTTTTCTTAGCACTAACGTGGTAACGTCACAAGGACGTATGAATTCCTGCGGCGCCTGCCACTCCGGCGCGGTTCGTTTATCTTTCTTGAAGAATAAGCCGCTGCCTTCGGGTACCAATGCTGCCGCAATTGGTGTCACCTGCGTGGTCTGCCACGATCCGCATGGTGCAACTGCCAATGGTTTCCAACTCCGTAATCCGACCAGTTCGACCAATTATTTTACCTATAACACCTCGATTGCCTTTTCCAACCAATATAACCCGAATATCAGCGTGTGCGGCCAGTGTCATAATTCCCGTGGCGCCGATCCTGCCTCAACCAGCCGTCCGCCGCATCACTCCCCCCAATATAATATCTTGAACGGAAACTTCCCGACCACCTTCCAGATAGCCACTAATATTGGTCAATTGACCATGTCACCGCACTATAAACTGGCCCAGGATCAATGCGCTACCTGCCATATGCAGGATTCGCCGACGAGCGGACTTGCCCAGCATAAGTTCGAGGTGGATAGCTTCGATGTGTGCCTTAAGTGTCATACCGGGGATGCAACTTGGATGAATGTGCTCATGGAATTTACTCAGGAAGCGACCCGTGAGAAGATTCAAGTCGTGAAGTCCAACCTGAACTATTGGGCCGTCACCAAAGCTTCCATCCAGTTGCGCACCAATGCTGGCACCAATTACCTGGCATGGGAGTTCACTAGTGTGGGGCAGCTTTCGACCAACCGGCCGGCCGCGATTTCAGCCAGCAAGTGGGTGGGGGCCTCGGCTGCCATTCAGACAAATGCGGTATATGGGTTGCCGGCTAACATTGTTCAGGCCCGGTTCGGTCTCTACTTGGTTGAACACGATGGCTCCTATGGCGTGCATAACAACGCCTATACGTGGAATTTGCTGAAGATTGCCGAAGAAAAGGTGAAGGCGGAAATTGCTAAACCCTGA
- a CDS encoding cytochrome c, translated as MKHIVFAGIVAVSLIGAASTQAEDGKALYDKDCAKCHGADGAGKTKMGAKLGIKDYTDAKVQAELKDDKAMKIIKEGLKEGEKTLMKPAEGLTDDQIKSLIAYMRTLKK; from the coding sequence ATGAAACACATTGTATTCGCTGGAATTGTCGCGGTTTCCTTGATCGGGGCCGCCAGTACTCAGGCCGAAGATGGTAAGGCGCTTTATGATAAAGATTGCGCCAAGTGCCATGGTGCGGACGGCGCGGGCAAAACCAAGATGGGTGCCAAACTGGGCATCAAGGATTATACCGATGCCAAAGTGCAGGCCGAATTGAAGGATGACAAGGCGATGAAAATCATCAAGGAAGGCCTGAAGGAAGGCGAAAAGACCTTGATGAAGCCCGCTGAAGGCCTGACCGACGACCAGATCAAGTCGTTGATCGCCTACATGCGCACGCTCAAGAAGTAA
- a CDS encoding cytochrome c3 family protein: MIKYLKAHKSRAGWLLAGGAALILATVSCETVTRTVVIPPNIPGAKYVGSKACAECHEDLCRDFKTATHARLQTPGPNAINMGCESCHGPGSLHAESAGERRTGTNYKPGDPQVRPSSQRQTIINPRRSSENCFDCHLDKRGQFELPHHHPVPEGKVSCGDCHNPHKGQVTKGGGTALQSQNDACIKCHPAQRGPYVFEHAAMREGCTTCHDVHGSVNDKMLTVRNQNLCLKCHFQQQQPGRLLIGGWDHTLLLKQGTCWTAGCHQAVHGSRVNASLRF, encoded by the coding sequence ATGATCAAGTATCTCAAGGCACACAAAAGCCGGGCGGGATGGCTGTTGGCGGGCGGCGCCGCGCTGATCCTGGCCACGGTTTCCTGCGAAACGGTCACGCGGACCGTCGTCATTCCCCCCAATATCCCCGGAGCCAAATACGTCGGGTCCAAAGCCTGCGCGGAATGCCACGAGGATCTCTGCCGGGATTTCAAGACGGCGACCCATGCGCGGCTGCAAACTCCGGGGCCGAACGCCATCAATATGGGTTGCGAGTCTTGCCATGGTCCTGGCAGCCTGCACGCGGAAAGCGCGGGCGAGCGGCGCACGGGCACGAACTACAAACCGGGTGACCCGCAAGTGCGCCCGAGCAGCCAGCGGCAGACCATCATCAATCCGCGCCGTTCTTCGGAGAATTGCTTTGATTGTCACTTGGATAAACGCGGCCAGTTTGAACTGCCTCATCATCACCCCGTGCCCGAAGGCAAGGTGAGTTGCGGTGATTGCCATAATCCTCACAAGGGCCAGGTCACCAAGGGTGGCGGCACGGCGTTGCAATCGCAGAACGACGCCTGCATCAAGTGCCATCCCGCCCAACGCGGGCCGTATGTGTTCGAGCACGCCGCCATGCGGGAAGGCTGTACCACCTGCCATGATGTGCATGGCAGCGTCAACGATAAAATGCTCACGGTGCGCAATCAGAACCTGTGTTTGAAATGTCACTTCCAGCAACAGCAACCAGGCCGGCTCTTGATCGGCGGTTGGGACCATACTCTGCTGCTGAAACAGGGGACGTGCTGGACGGCGGGTTGCCACCAAGCCGTGCACGGGTCACGCGTCAATGCCTCACTGCGGTTTTAA